The following coding sequences are from one Salvia hispanica cultivar TCC Black 2014 chromosome 3, UniMelb_Shisp_WGS_1.0, whole genome shotgun sequence window:
- the LOC125211403 gene encoding loganic acid O-methyltransferase-like — MNGGDGAHSYVKNSSYQRGVLEAATAIIEEEIATKLEIQTNNFCIADFGCSTGNNSFPAMHTIIEAVKQKYESSDLKTPEFVVCFSDLVSNDFNTLFSSLPPDRSYKAAAVAGDFHDCLLLPSSVHFTYCSWSLHWLTEVPKAAEGLKSVWHGGEERKEVYKAYLGQFERDLESFLKCRAVEMVEGGLMALLIPSLPTYWDPQKEFTIGSLADLLRSSLLDMAKKGKLSKEKSKTFNIPYNVPTLGEVKAILQKSNSFSLERMESLKSGTLLNVDGHVAFCKAVHQNLLTYEFGAETIDETFDLFKNKLQASPVYADLSNDRSIVVVAILKHNNV, encoded by the exons ATGAATGGTGGCGATGGAGCTCACAGCTATGTCAAAAACTCATCCTACCAG AGAGGAGTATTGGAGGCTGCAACGGCAATCATCGAAGAAGAAATCGCCACAAAATTAGAGATACAAACTAATAACTTCTGCATTGCCGATTTCGGGTGCTCAACCGGAAACAACTCTTTTCCGGCCATGCACACGATCATCGAAGCTGTCAAACAGAAATACGAATCTTCAGACCTCAAAACCCCAGAATTCGTTGTGTGCTTCAGCGACTTAGTCTCCAACGACTTCAACACCCTCTTCAGTTCCCTCCCACCCGACAGGAGCTACAAGGCAGCTGCAGTAGCCGGAGACTTCCACGACTGCCTTCTCCTGCCGTCATCTGTCCACTTCACGTACTGTTCTTGGTCGCTCCACTGGCTGACGGAGGTGCCCAAGGCGGCCGAGGGCCTCAAGTCTGTTTGGCATGGTGGAGAGGAGAGAAAGGAGGTTTATAAAGCTTATTTGGGGCAATTTGAGAGGGATTTGGAATCATTCTTGAAGTGTAGGGCTGTGGAAATGGTGGAAGGTGGGCTTATGGCTCTTTTAATTCCTTCACTACCTACTTATTGGGACCCACAAAAGGAGTTTACTATTGGGTCGTTGGCCGACCTTCTCAGATCTTCCCTCCTCGACATGGCCAAAAAG GGAAAACTGAGTAAGGAAAAGTCAAAAACATTCAATATTCCATATAACGTTCCCACTCTAGGGGAAGTAAAGGCTATACTACAAAAGAGCAACAGTTTCAGCTTAGAAAGAATGGAAAGTTTGAAGAGTGGGACATTGCTCAATGTTGACGGCCACGTGGCATTTTGTAAGGCAgttcatcaaaatttacttACATATGAATTTGGAGCGGAAACCATCGATGAAACATTCGACCTTTTCAAGAATAAACTCCAAGCTTCGCCAGTTTACGCAGATCTTTCTAATGATAGATCTATTGTGGTTGTTGCTATCCTCAAGCACAACAATGTTTAG